Part of the Quercus lobata isolate SW786 chromosome 6, ValleyOak3.0 Primary Assembly, whole genome shotgun sequence genome, AATTTACCCTACTTCTTCTTTATCTCTCCGGTGATAATGTCCACGAACTTAGAATAGAATTTTTAGGCAAGTGGCAAAATGAAAGTGgttaaccaaaaagaaaaagaaaaaaaatgaaagtgatTGTTTGTACGCGTTCTTACAAATTAATTAGAATGAGAATGAGAATAAACTCGAGCACAATCTTCTTTCTTATAAGATGAAAGGGACGAATTCAAagcttgtatatatatatatatatatatgaagaatgCATGGTCTTTGATAGTGTAAAAGTAAACTATCTTTTCTCTGTGTGACTTTTTCTTGCAACACAGCTCCATTAATCATATTAATAATGTCGAACTTGAGTTTTCTGAATTTCCAATATGGAGTTTCAAGAAAACCTTCACTAAAACCAGCCCAGAGGCCAAGCATCTCCAAGGAAAGACAACGCTCTAGCAAGAGCATGTCATCAAGTGGTAATTTCCAGGCAAACGTGGAGGAGTTGAGATGGGTTTTCAATAAATATGATAGCAACAAAGATGGGAAAATCTCCCAGGAGGAGTACAAGTTAGCCCTGAAGGCTTTGGATTCAGGAATTTCTGAAATTGAGATGGCCAAGGCATTTCAGAGCATTGATTCTGACGGAGATGGCTTCGTTGATTTCAAAGAGTTCATGGAAATGTACAACGCGGGTGGTGGGGTTAAAGCAAGTGACATTCAAAGTGCTTTTCAAGTGTTTGATTTGGATGGCAATGGTAAAATAAGCGCGGAGGAACCGTCTCAGGTTCTGAAGAAGCTAGGAGAGGGTTATAGTCTGAAGGCTTGCCGGAAAATGATGAAAGGAGTGGACACCAATGGGGATGGTTTCATTGATATAAATGAATTCATGGCCATGATGGCAAGCTCCAAGAAACTGGCATGAGTGATATTATATATGTTCTAGCTCTTTTTTATGGACCTCTTGTTCTTGTGCTTGTGTGGTTGTGTTGGTTCTTAATAATATGTACTGGAAGTTTGGAacaaatgtttgattttttttttttttttgccttttgttttatgtttttttttaataaataatttaacttttaatctctttttgaaaATCGGTTAGTTTTGTCacacatttaatataaaagttacaaaaaaactatttattttgatatatatatataaaaccataCAACaataaggggctgtttggttttaaaaaaatcattactcaTTACTCCTCAttcaattttcgtcactcatcactcatcacttaaaatatccaaattttCTAAACCCTACACATTTGACACACTGTTTTcagcttctcatcactcaaatatTTCTACTTTTTGTAGAACCCATACCTGAGCACTTGATCAAATATTTCTACTTCGTTGATCTGTTTCATCAAATAATAAACTACAAGCATcgtcatcatcattattattctAAGCCTTCCAAAAAAACAgataagaaagcaaaaaaaaaaacctttaggaAGCCAGATTTAAGGTTGAGCAAAGCCACGGCTTTTCCATAAGGATTTTCTGCAGAGAATTCAACGGCTGTCATGAAGTCTTGtcaggaagaaaaaagaattggtGAATTTAATGGAAGATGGTGTTTCAGCTAAAGAAGCAATAGATgtgaagaaaggaagaaaaaaaaaagaagaagaatccaGCTGCAACGGATGGAAAGAATGGAGGAGGagcaaatgtgaaaaaaaaataaaaaaataaaaaaaaaaaataataaaaaaaaaataacaaagctTTTGGTGTTTGATGTGACAACACAAAGCATTGGTCCTACATATTTCATTTAATTACCAAATTGTCAtgtaactcataactcaaataTCTGAAAACACTTCAAACTTGTTTTCCTGTTTTCCTAATTTATTACTCACTTTGgtgagaattgagtgatgaaaacaaaatcTGAAAACACACTAGAACAAGCTATTGCTCCGTGAGACCTAtcatttttgagtgatgagtaatgaaAACAGAGTAATGGATAATAGAAACACCGAAATTCAAACAACCCCTAAAAGCTACTAGAAACTACAGGGTATCTAAACAAACACGTGATTAAGTAGGAAatgcaaaaattatatatgatc contains:
- the LOC115950648 gene encoding calmodulin-like protein 1: MSNLSFLNFQYGVSRKPSLKPAQRPSISKERQRSSKSMSSSGNFQANVEELRWVFNKYDSNKDGKISQEEYKLALKALDSGISEIEMAKAFQSIDSDGDGFVDFKEFMEMYNAGGGVKASDIQSAFQVFDLDGNGKISAEEPSQVLKKLGEGYSLKACRKMMKGVDTNGDGFIDINEFMAMMASSKKLA